From the Borrelia puertoricensis genome, one window contains:
- the panF gene encoding sodium/pantothenate symporter: MTKAFFLFLIFLISYCAFGIFLGKKRGGVSFLHNYFLANKGLNFFVMSLVVASTYVSASSFISGPSAVYRYGLSFIFLAVIQIPTSLISFVMIGEKLNLEAKKVNAVNIVDYIGYRYLSRSLVFISGLIIIFFSLFLISAQLMGGAKLLEVFFQINYTDALIFFSLFVFLYVCLGGFKMIAYMDLIQGILMIIASVLLFLRLVDLGGGISNLFKMARLNLNDDLFLPSNLDLKIEYIISFWILIGIGVFGLPQFVNNFIAFKDVKAIRFSLPIVTFVIGFLVVIMHVIGFFSLIIFPELEPNDKVVLNVALKVLNPKIFILFFVGLLSAIMSTIDSGFLLLSSIFVKTILLLSKNISDKIGINKIIIISNVCFMLIIVFLSLKPPDFLLFLNIFAIGALEVSFFSIIVFGLYFNFVSKISAFISQFLGLLSYLIIVFYGKVGSYYFHPIVPSLFISVCSFLITNFVCQKCSKI, encoded by the coding sequence ATGACTAAAGCATTTTTTTTATTTCTTATCTTTTTAATTTCATATTGTGCTTTTGGCATCTTTTTAGGAAAAAAAAGGGGAGGAGTGTCATTTTTACATAATTATTTTCTTGCAAATAAAGGTCTGAATTTTTTTGTAATGTCATTAGTTGTTGCTTCTACTTATGTTAGTGCTAGTAGTTTTATTTCAGGGCCTTCGGCTGTTTATAGATATGGATTGTCTTTTATATTTTTAGCAGTTATTCAAATTCCTACAAGTTTAATTTCATTTGTCATGATTGGTGAGAAATTGAATTTGGAAGCTAAAAAAGTTAATGCAGTAAATATTGTTGATTATATTGGATATAGATATCTTAGTCGATCTTTAGTTTTTATTAGTGGTTTGATAATAATTTTTTTCTCTTTGTTTTTAATCTCAGCTCAGCTTATGGGAGGTGCTAAACTTTTAGAGGTTTTTTTTCAAATTAATTATACTGATGCTCTTATTTTTTTCTCTCTATTTGTTTTTTTATATGTTTGCTTGGGAGGGTTTAAGATGATAGCATATATGGATTTAATACAAGGTATTTTGATGATCATAGCGTCTGTACTATTATTTTTAAGGTTGGTTGATTTGGGAGGTGGAATTAGTAATCTTTTTAAGATGGCTCGGTTGAATCTTAACGATGATCTATTTTTACCGTCAAATTTGGATTTGAAAATTGAATATATAATTTCTTTTTGGATACTAATAGGAATTGGGGTATTTGGGCTACCACAATTTGTTAATAATTTTATAGCATTTAAAGATGTGAAAGCTATTAGATTTTCTCTTCCTATTGTTACTTTTGTAATAGGATTTTTAGTTGTTATTATGCATGTAATAGGTTTTTTTTCTCTTATTATTTTTCCTGAATTAGAACCAAATGATAAAGTTGTCTTAAATGTAGCATTAAAGGTTTTAAATCCTAAAATATTTATATTATTTTTTGTAGGACTCTTATCAGCGATAATGTCTACGATAGATTCAGGTTTTCTTTTGCTGTCTTCTATTTTTGTAAAGACAATATTGTTATTAAGTAAAAATATTAGTGATAAGATTGGAATTAATAAAATTATTATTATTTCTAATGTTTGTTTTATGTTAATAATAGTTTTTTTATCTTTAAAACCACCTGACTTTTTGCTTTTTTTAAATATTTTCGCAATTGGAGCTTTGGAAGTTTCATTTTTTTCCATTATTGTTTTTGGACTTTATTTTAATTTTGTAAGTAAAATATCGGCTTTTATTTCTCAGTTTTTGGGACTTTTAAGTTATTTGATCATAGTTTTTTATGGTAAAGTAGGTAGTTATTATTTTCATCCTATTGTTCCTTCGCTCTTTATCTCTGTATGTTCATTTTTGATAACTAATTTTGTTTGTCAAAAATGTAGTAAAATTTAG
- a CDS encoding RluA family pseudouridine synthase: MLSLNARDVGKYSVINVLNNDDGKRLDAVLIKFLKFPKSKIIRHIRNGDILLNNLKVSFSHRIFKDDEIYLYKPLLQGLSLNRVIVKDDAAILRDIKKRIVYEDTDLLVINKRKGILVHGDKYSLDTLIAAYLLDESLGSLSFKPSAVHRLDRNTSGLIIFAKNINSARILSQAFSSGIVIKKYLALLNGVITKPLTYKNFLYRDKIARKTFVINDIDKCNAITDIKPILVSKSSTLAEVSIKTGFTHQIRAQCAFNRHALINDKKYDSQFVKTNYFLHSFLIKFNQSLFLRNEFFVEPSSDFLKQISNIFGVYDFKGFI; this comes from the coding sequence ATGTTATCTTTAAATGCTAGGGATGTTGGTAAATATAGTGTTATTAATGTTCTAAATAATGACGATGGTAAGAGACTTGATGCAGTGTTGATAAAATTTTTAAAATTTCCTAAATCTAAAATAATCAGGCATATTAGAAATGGAGATATTCTTTTAAATAATTTAAAGGTTTCTTTTTCGCATAGAATTTTTAAGGATGATGAAATTTATTTGTATAAACCTTTACTTCAGGGTTTGAGTTTAAACAGGGTAATAGTCAAAGATGATGCTGCTATATTAAGAGATATAAAGAAAAGAATAGTATATGAGGACACGGATTTGCTTGTAATTAATAAGAGAAAGGGAATTTTGGTTCATGGGGATAAATATTCACTTGATACTTTGATTGCTGCTTATCTTTTAGATGAAAGTCTTGGCTCTCTTAGTTTTAAACCCTCAGCTGTGCATAGATTAGATAGAAATACCTCAGGACTTATTATTTTTGCAAAAAATATAAATTCTGCAAGAATTTTAAGTCAGGCATTTAGTAGTGGTATTGTTATTAAAAAGTATCTTGCTTTACTTAATGGTGTGATTACAAAACCTTTGACTTATAAAAATTTCTTATACCGAGATAAGATTGCAAGAAAAACTTTTGTTATCAATGATATAGATAAATGTAATGCTATAACTGATATTAAACCAATTTTAGTGTCTAAGTCCTCAACACTTGCAGAGGTGTCAATTAAGACGGGATTTACACATCAAATAAGAGCACAATGTGCATTTAATAGACATGCCTTGATTAATGATAAAAAATATGATTCTCAATTTGTAAAAACCAATTACTTTTTACATTCTTTTTTGATAAAATTTAACCAGTCATTATTTTTAAGAAATGAATTTTTTGTTGAACCTAGTTCAGATTTTTTAAAACAGATAAGTAATATTTTTGGTGTATATGATTTTAAGGGATTTATTTGA
- the murC gene encoding UDP-N-acetylmuramate--L-alanine ligase, which yields MNVDLDNLSNIFFVGIKGSGLCSLACFFNAKGYFVEGVDVPLKFHTEDILISNNISYYENIYEFSLKVHNKSYDILIYSPAYDKDNLSVLLEARELGIPILSYPEVIGKISKKYYSIGVAGSHGKTTTAAFLGLLFNGLGLQPNVILGASVKDFGDKSSLVGQSNIFIAETCEYRNHFLHFSPDVIVLTNIDYEHVDFFENYEAVENVFLQYINNLKKNGILIINADEVNFLEIKNRILRKDIKVFSVGFNSLADFKIEHFEVIDEFLKFDFLGGIDIRLRSPLMHNVLNFALSLLALKLFFEEHKKLVWSFDDRIKMIAKEYMGIKRRMEFIMEKDGVIYLDDYAHHPKEIESTLLGLKTFYKGRRIILDFMPHTFTRTKVLFGEFVKVLSKVDVLILHNIYLSVREDFDPNKLSKELFLALKDLNQNVYFFKEVVDSVDFIKGLLKRNDLFVTMGAGNNFILHDFL from the coding sequence ATGAATGTTGACTTGGATAATTTGAGTAATATTTTTTTTGTAGGCATTAAGGGCTCTGGACTTTGTTCACTTGCTTGTTTTTTTAATGCTAAGGGGTATTTTGTAGAAGGTGTCGATGTTCCTTTAAAATTTCATACAGAAGATATATTAATTAGCAATAATATATCTTATTATGAAAATATTTATGAGTTTTCACTCAAGGTTCATAATAAATCATATGATATTTTAATATATTCACCGGCTTATGATAAGGATAATTTATCTGTTTTGTTAGAAGCGCGTGAACTTGGCATTCCTATTCTATCTTATCCTGAGGTTATTGGAAAGATTTCTAAAAAGTATTATAGTATTGGAGTTGCAGGTTCTCATGGCAAAACTACTACAGCAGCATTCTTGGGTCTATTGTTTAATGGTCTGGGATTACAGCCTAATGTAATATTAGGTGCTAGTGTTAAAGATTTTGGAGATAAATCTAGTCTTGTTGGTCAAAGCAATATATTTATTGCAGAAACTTGTGAGTATAGGAATCATTTTTTACACTTTTCACCGGATGTGATTGTTTTAACTAATATCGATTATGAGCATGTTGATTTTTTTGAAAATTATGAAGCAGTTGAGAATGTTTTCTTGCAGTATATTAATAATTTAAAGAAAAATGGAATATTAATAATAAATGCTGATGAAGTTAATTTTCTTGAAATTAAAAATAGAATTTTAAGAAAAGATATTAAAGTGTTTAGTGTTGGATTTAATTCTTTAGCTGATTTTAAGATTGAACATTTTGAGGTGATAGACGAGTTTTTGAAGTTTGATTTTTTGGGAGGTATTGATATTAGACTAAGGTCTCCTTTGATGCATAATGTTTTAAATTTTGCATTATCACTTTTGGCGTTAAAGTTATTTTTCGAGGAACATAAAAAATTGGTTTGGAGTTTTGATGATCGGATAAAGATGATAGCTAAAGAGTACATGGGCATAAAAAGAAGGATGGAATTTATCATGGAAAAAGATGGAGTTATATATCTTGATGATTATGCTCATCATCCAAAAGAAATTGAAAGTACTCTTTTGGGATTGAAGACTTTTTATAAGGGTAGGCGTATTATTTTAGATTTTATGCCACATACATTTACAAGGACAAAAGTTCTTTTTGGTGAGTTCGTTAAAGTTTTAAGTAAAGTTGATGTTTTGATTTTGCATAATATATATCTTTCAGTTAGAGAAGATTTTGATCCTAATAAACTTTCTAAAGAACTGTTTCTTGCTCTTAAAGATTTAAATCAAAATGTTTATTTTTTTAAGGAAGTAGTCGATTCTGTTGATTTTATAAAGGGTTTGTTAAAGAGAAATGATTTATTTGTTACAATGGGAGCTGGTAATAATTTTATTTTGCATGATTTTTTGTAA
- a CDS encoding YicC/YloC family endoribonuclease, giving the protein MKSMTGFFHLERVVSNYMFSVNLKSYNGRFLEFKFKLPEVLYAYELEIRNLISNYVKRGNVFLNVGYKEMIPNVNFSLNPHYIEAISHLRDSLLHSNLNIKDELSLSDFLSLRGALIVDGGDVNQEMVYHAFKEVLEETLLNYDKSRTFEGENTKQDIISILMLIRNDLELLKGSQSSINNKLFLSLKENLLKLMDDFSDINIAEEAAKMSIRLDINEEVVRLYSHIDNFYQNLENEVCGKILEFIVQEMHREVTTMSNKAIDLDIRNLVLNMKLNLEKIKEHLRNIE; this is encoded by the coding sequence ATGAAAAGTATGACTGGATTTTTTCACTTAGAAAGAGTTGTTTCAAATTATATGTTTAGTGTTAACTTAAAATCTTATAATGGTAGGTTTTTAGAATTTAAATTTAAATTACCTGAAGTTTTATATGCTTATGAGCTTGAGATAAGGAATTTAATTTCAAATTATGTTAAAAGGGGCAATGTTTTCTTAAATGTAGGGTATAAAGAAATGATTCCCAATGTTAATTTTAGTTTAAATCCTCATTATATTGAAGCTATTTCTCACCTTAGAGATAGCTTATTGCATAGTAATTTAAACATTAAGGATGAATTGAGTCTTAGTGATTTTTTATCTCTAAGAGGGGCTTTAATTGTTGATGGGGGTGATGTTAATCAAGAAATGGTTTATCATGCTTTTAAGGAAGTTTTGGAAGAGACTTTATTAAATTATGATAAAAGTAGAACTTTTGAGGGTGAAAATACTAAACAAGATATAATTTCAATTCTTATGTTAATACGGAATGATTTAGAATTGTTAAAGGGATCTCAGAGTAGTATAAATAATAAACTTTTCTTAAGTCTTAAGGAAAATTTATTAAAATTAATGGATGATTTTAGTGATATTAATATTGCAGAAGAGGCTGCTAAAATGTCAATTCGATTAGATATTAATGAGGAAGTAGTAAGATTATATTCACATATAGATAATTTTTATCAAAATCTTGAAAATGAAGTATGTGGCAAAATTTTGGAGTTTATTGTTCAGGAAATGCATAGAGAGGTTACAACAATGAGCAACAAAGCCATTGATCTTGATATTAGAAATTTAGTTTTAAATATGAAATTAAATTTAGAAAAAATAAAAGAACATCTAAGGAATATTGAATGA
- the cmk gene encoding (d)CMP kinase, with the protein MRIAVSSKSGCGNTTISGMLAKHYGLKLINYTFHDIAREKNMSFDTFYEKEIIGRNDHYWDEYLDNKLLELSKEDNTVLASRLAIWLAKNADLKIYLYAKIEIRTERIINREGGMYSDILRSTFNRDSNDSKRYLSVYNIDIDNYLDIADFIVDTTDKSANKVFELIKDEIENRGLIY; encoded by the coding sequence ATGAGAATAGCTGTTTCTAGCAAGAGTGGTTGTGGTAATACAACTATTAGTGGAATGCTTGCAAAGCATTATGGTCTAAAGCTTATTAATTATACTTTTCATGATATTGCTAGAGAGAAGAATATGTCCTTCGATACGTTTTATGAGAAAGAAATCATTGGTAGAAATGATCATTATTGGGATGAATATCTTGATAATAAATTATTGGAGCTTTCAAAAGAGGATAATACAGTTCTTGCATCTCGTCTTGCAATTTGGCTTGCAAAAAATGCCGATTTAAAGATATATCTTTATGCTAAGATAGAAATTCGGACAGAGAGAATAATAAACAGAGAAGGCGGTATGTATTCTGATATTTTGAGGAGCACTTTCAATAGAGATTCTAATGATTCAAAGAGATATTTATCTGTATATAATATAGATATTGATAATTATTTAGATATAGCTGATTTTATAGTTGATACAACTGATAAATCTGCAAATAAAGTTTTTGAATTGATAAAGGATGAGATAGAGAATAGAGGTCTTATATATTAA
- a CDS encoding DNA-directed RNA polymerase subunit omega: MKIPLKEIQDFDGNYYELVMAVIVRTDQIIDQISLAEHAISDERVVSQAFNDIVTGRFTYSIEEK, translated from the coding sequence ATGAAAATACCTTTAAAAGAGATACAAGATTTTGATGGCAATTATTATGAACTTGTTATGGCAGTGATAGTTCGTACAGATCAGATTATTGATCAAATTTCTTTAGCAGAACATGCTATTTCTGATGAGAGAGTAGTGAGTCAGGCTTTTAATGATATTGTAACAGGTCGATTTACGTATTCAATTGAAGAAAAATAA
- the miaA gene encoding tRNA (adenosine(37)-N6)-dimethylallyltransferase MiaA, with protein MKKNKIVFIFGPTAVGKSDILFNFPKGIAEVINVDSIQVYKEFDIASCKPSVELRSHIKHHLVDFLEPIKEYNLGIFYKESSKIIKNLRDQNKLPVFVGGSAFYFKHLQYGLPSTPPVSSEIRFYVNSLFITRGKDYLLEELKRVDFERYESISENDIYRIKRSLEVYYQTGIPISQFLKKGQIIEDILAIGLKRPMDEMRSRIISRVEDMIDYGLLEEIKSLLGKGYDETTPAFKGIGYREFLLWKSRPYFMLNDIIDLIVKNSFLYVKRQMTFFDKIPNVLWFHPDDDLRDILDLIFV; from the coding sequence TTGAAGAAAAATAAAATAGTTTTTATTTTTGGTCCTACGGCTGTAGGTAAAAGTGATATTTTATTCAATTTCCCAAAAGGTATAGCTGAAGTAATTAATGTCGATTCTATTCAAGTTTATAAAGAGTTTGATATTGCGTCTTGTAAGCCTAGTGTTGAATTGAGGTCTCATATAAAACATCATTTAGTGGATTTTTTGGAACCGATTAAAGAATATAATCTTGGAATTTTTTATAAAGAATCAAGCAAGATAATAAAGAATTTAAGAGATCAAAATAAGCTTCCTGTATTTGTAGGTGGGTCGGCTTTTTATTTTAAGCATTTACAATATGGATTGCCCAGTACACCGCCTGTTTCTTCTGAAATAAGATTTTATGTAAATAGTCTTTTTATTACAAGGGGGAAGGATTATCTCTTAGAGGAACTTAAGAGAGTAGACTTTGAAAGATATGAATCAATCAGTGAAAATGATATTTATAGAATTAAAAGATCGCTTGAAGTTTATTATCAAACAGGTATTCCAATTAGTCAATTTTTAAAAAAAGGTCAGATAATTGAGGATATTTTAGCTATTGGCCTGAAAAGGCCTATGGACGAGATGAGGTCTAGAATAATATCTAGGGTAGAGGATATGATTGATTATGGATTACTTGAAGAGATTAAGAGTTTATTAGGGAAAGGATACGATGAGACAACACCGGCTTTTAAAGGAATAGGGTATCGTGAATTTTTGTTGTGGAAGAGTAGACCTTATTTTATGTTAAATGATATAATAGATTTAATAGTTAAAAATTCATTTTTATATGTAAAAAGGCAGATGACTTTTTTTGATAAAATTCCTAATGTTTTGTGGTTTCATCCAGATGATGATTTAAGAGACATTTTGGATTTAATTTTTGTTTAA
- a CDS encoding TDE1717 family outer membrane beta-barrel protein translates to MKKYIFLLFLFFPSSALIFAYPLSFGGGFAYQFTNYTSKSDISKSIKNYSRVDNGINLSLFFDANYVILDISYKDAFLSSHHSRYFAFGLYGIYPIVFKEYVRTLFPILGIKYTLDLSTKRQNLVFLSLGFATDFFVPEVKGLYIRPLFMLSISPTSLSVKNFSSLTTEVTLGINIGWQFLS, encoded by the coding sequence ATGAAAAAATATATTTTTTTATTATTTTTATTTTTTCCTTCAAGTGCTTTAATATTCGCATATCCATTATCTTTTGGAGGGGGATTTGCTTATCAATTTACTAATTATACTAGCAAAAGTGATATAAGTAAATCTATAAAAAATTATAGTAGAGTGGATAATGGAATAAATCTAAGTTTATTCTTTGATGCTAATTATGTTATTTTGGATATCTCTTATAAAGATGCTTTTTTATCTAGTCATCATAGTAGATATTTTGCTTTTGGGCTTTATGGAATTTATCCTATTGTTTTTAAGGAATATGTTAGAACATTATTCCCCATTCTTGGGATTAAATATACACTTGATTTAAGTACTAAGAGACAAAATTTGGTGTTTTTGTCTTTAGGATTTGCTACGGATTTTTTCGTTCCTGAAGTTAAAGGACTTTATATTAGACCTTTATTTATGCTTTCAATTTCACCTACTTCTCTTTCTGTAAAGAATTTTTCTTCTCTCACAACTGAAGTTACTCTTGGAATTAATATTGGTTGGCAATTTCTCAGTTAG
- a CDS encoding phosphodiester glycosidase family protein has protein sequence MKIKNKNLKFIISKPIYDTKNNNYYFNGQTTSQFLLSNKVDIAINTSPYEIKDNIFYPNGLYIYDKKIIFNAKKDQGIIIIKNNQIILNPKQDEIKNSDYGFSGFFPLIKNGKYKKIFKENKHPRTIIGSDKGNKHLYLITVEGRGANNSKGISLNEAIDLSLSYGINNSINLDGGGSSTLVTKSKNSAYKLNATSNLFGQERIVPFHLGIKLPN, from the coding sequence ATCAAGATTAAAAACAAAAATTTAAAGTTCATAATATCAAAACCTATTTATGATACAAAAAATAATAATTACTACTTTAATGGACAAACAACAAGTCAATTTTTACTTTCTAACAAGGTAGATATTGCTATTAACACTAGCCCATATGAGATTAAAGACAATATATTTTACCCTAACGGTTTATACATATATGATAAAAAAATAATCTTCAATGCAAAAAAAGATCAAGGAATAATTATAATCAAAAACAATCAAATAATATTAAATCCCAAGCAAGATGAAATCAAAAATTCTGACTATGGTTTTAGCGGCTTCTTTCCTTTAATCAAAAATGGAAAATACAAAAAAATTTTTAAAGAAAATAAACATCCAAGAACAATAATAGGTAGTGATAAAGGAAACAAACACCTATATCTAATAACGGTAGAAGGAAGAGGCGCTAATAATAGCAAAGGAATCTCGTTAAATGAAGCAATAGATCTATCATTAAGTTATGGTATTAACAACTCTATTAATCTAGATGGAGGTGGTTCAAGCACACTTGTAACAAAATCCAAAAACTCTGCTTATAAACTTAATGCCACATCTAACCTTTTTGGACAAGAGAGAATAGTCCCTTTTCACTTAGGAATAAAACTGCCTAACTGA
- a CDS encoding PTS transporter subunit EIIC — protein sequence MNNLIKNIQNLGKAVQTPAAVLPIAGLLLGFGYLIIETTEPSNMLRQIGKLMEQSGSAIFGNLPILFAIGTGMGLSKNNKAAAALGGAVGYLILNAGLSTFTIMINGKSEPVNMSVLGGIITGTSSAMLSDRIINYKIPQFLGFFSGQRLVPIANGILSAILAIIFAFIWAPLQITINQIGNWMIEAGNLGIFVFGFLNRLLIITGLHQLLNTLVYFVFGEYTTNDGNIIQGEITRYLNGDPNAGAFTSGMYPVMLFGLPGAALAIYLTSKKERRKEVGGILLSASLTSFLTGITEPIEYTFMLIAPLLYLIHAILTGISLVITNILEIRIAFSLSAGIIDYFLMFPKSTNALLILPIGLVIGTVYFTIFITLIKTFQIKTPGREDNTKQQTISNNDSKLSQNKNFEKIIQALGGIDNITDIDSCFTRLRVDVKSPLLVNKDLMNQLGATGTIITLGNQVQVIFGAKSEQISNYIKSKT from the coding sequence ATGAATAATTTAATTAAAAATATACAAAATCTAGGAAAAGCTGTACAAACTCCTGCAGCCGTTTTACCAATTGCTGGTCTTTTACTTGGCTTTGGATACCTCATAATAGAAACTACAGAACCTTCTAACATGCTTAGACAAATTGGCAAATTAATGGAACAATCAGGCAGTGCCATTTTTGGGAATTTACCCATACTATTTGCAATCGGAACTGGAATGGGACTATCTAAAAATAATAAAGCAGCCGCAGCACTTGGAGGGGCCGTAGGATACCTAATTTTAAATGCAGGACTATCTACATTTACAATAATGATTAACGGCAAATCAGAACCTGTTAACATGTCCGTTTTGGGAGGTATTATTACAGGCACAAGTTCAGCCATGCTTAGCGATAGAATAATAAACTATAAAATACCACAATTTTTAGGTTTTTTTTCAGGGCAAAGACTAGTGCCAATAGCGAATGGAATATTGTCTGCAATACTTGCTATAATATTTGCTTTCATATGGGCACCTCTACAAATAACTATTAATCAAATTGGAAACTGGATGATAGAAGCTGGTAATTTAGGAATATTTGTATTCGGCTTCTTAAATAGACTTCTCATAATAACAGGCCTACATCAGCTTTTAAACACTTTAGTATATTTTGTATTCGGAGAATATACCACAAATGACGGCAATATCATCCAAGGAGAAATCACAAGATATTTAAATGGGGATCCAAACGCTGGCGCATTTACATCAGGGATGTATCCAGTGATGCTGTTTGGACTACCAGGTGCAGCTCTTGCAATATACTTAACATCAAAAAAAGAAAGAAGAAAAGAAGTAGGTGGTATTTTACTCTCTGCATCACTCACCTCATTTTTAACAGGAATTACAGAACCAATAGAATACACATTTATGTTAATAGCACCTTTACTTTATCTAATACATGCGATCTTAACTGGAATATCATTAGTAATTACTAATATACTTGAAATACGCATAGCATTTTCACTCTCAGCAGGAATAATAGATTACTTCTTAATGTTTCCAAAATCAACAAATGCTTTACTAATATTACCAATAGGACTTGTAATTGGAACTGTATACTTCACTATTTTCATAACACTAATCAAAACATTTCAAATTAAAACACCTGGTCGTGAAGACAATACTAAACAGCAAACAATTTCTAATAATGATTCCAAGCTATCTCAAAACAAAAATTTTGAAAAAATTATTCAAGCTCTTGGGGGAATTGACAATATAACAGATATTGATTCATGTTTTACACGATTAAGAGTAGACGTCAAGTCTCCCTTATTAGTAAATAAAGATTTAATGAATCAGCTTGGAGCTACTGGAACAATCATTACGTTAGGAAATCAAGTGCAAGTAATATTCGGCGCAAAATCCGAACAAATTTCAAATTATATAAAATCTAAAACTTAA